A segment of the Thermodesulfobacteriota bacterium genome:
AATGTTGCTCAGGTAGCTGGCGATCAGCATGATCCATCGTTATCAAATAATATATCACCTCAAACAACAACAGTAGTACCAGGAAATGTACCTCCTCCAGAACCACCAGAGCCAGGAGGAAATGACTTGTTTATTCTTAAGTTTGTTTCCCCTAACCCTGTGGAGGTAAACACACCTGTTACCTTTACATTGGTAGTAGGTAATAACGGTGAGTTTGGTTCAGCGGCAACCGTAATTGATGCCCTACCTGCAAATATGACTTTTGTATCTGCAACAGCAAGTACTGGCGATCCTTGTAACTTCAACGAGCTTACTCGTCAGGTTACTTGTGATATAGGTACGGTACCATCAATTAATGAAGGTCAAACAGTTGTGGTAGAGGTTACGGTAATACCGACTCAAACCGGAACATTGCCAAACACAGCTCTATTGGCAAATATTACGGGCGATCCGAATACTGGTAACAATAATTCAATTGTTACAGTAAATGTAGTTGAGGCCGGTTCTGGTAACCCAGATCCTCCAGTTGTTAATCCAACACCTGCTCCAACAGATGAACCACCTGATCAAGGCGGTGGTGGCCCTAGCGCACCATCGGATGGTAACGGTGGAGACAGTGGTTGTAGCATAGCTCAAGGTCCCGTTAACAGCGGAAACTCTGCAGCAAACCTAGCACTTCTGCTACTACCGCTGCTAGTATTTGGATTTAGATCAATAAGAAAACAGAAATAAACGAATTACCGGGGAGAAGGCGGCTGCCTTCTCCCCCTTTTTTTTTCTTCCCTACAATTCATCACAAATTACACAAATAAGATAGAATTACATTATTTTGTATCACAGGAAAGTAATAGATGTTTGAGTAGGAATTACTTGATAAGGTATTGTAATTATTGGGAAAAGATGGTCGGGGTGAGAGGGCTCGAACCTCCGACCTCAGCGTCCCAAGCGCTGCGCGCTCCCAAACTGCGCTACACCCCGACTTTTAGTGGAAATG
Coding sequences within it:
- a CDS encoding DUF11 domain-containing protein; this encodes NVAQVAGDQHDPSLSNNISPQTTTVVPGNVPPPEPPEPGGNDLFILKFVSPNPVEVNTPVTFTLVVGNNGEFGSAATVIDALPANMTFVSATASTGDPCNFNELTRQVTCDIGTVPSINEGQTVVVEVTVIPTQTGTLPNTALLANITGDPNTGNNNSIVTVNVVEAGSGNPDPPVVNPTPAPTDEPPDQGGGGPSAPSDGNGGDSGCSIAQGPVNSGNSAANLALLLLPLLVFGFRSIRKQK